In Sphaerospermopsis torques-reginae ITEP-024, the genomic window TGCGATCGCGCACTCATTTGGACAAAAGTTTGCCAACCTTGTAAACTGCCCAAAGAAATGCGAGATTGCTTTAAAAAATCATTGCGAGTTTGAATTAACTGATTATATCTTTCTCTTTCAAGTTGAGATAATTTGACTTTTATCTGTATGACTTGATGTTCTGCTAAAGCCTTACCTGCTAAATCTTCAGCACGTTGCCGGTAAACTTCTCTACCGATGAGAATATTTAAATCAGCGTGTTTGCCATCGGTGCGTTCTGGTGTAGCAGAAAGTCCTAAACGATAAGGTGCGATCGCATATTCCGCAATCACTCGATTAAAATCTGTGGGTAAATGATGACATTCATCAAAAATAATCAGCGCATATTTATTACCCAAACTTTCCGCATGAATAGCCGCACTATCATAAGTTGCCACTAAAATAGGTGTTCTATCCCGTGAACCACCCCCCAACAAACCCAACTCCGCATCAGGAAAAGCCGCTTTTAGGTGTGCATACCACTGGTGCATTAAATCCAAAGTTGGGACAACAATTAAAGTGGTGCGGGGTGTTGCTTGCATGGCCATTTGTGCCAAATAAGTCTTACCCGCCGCAGTGGGTAGCACCACCACACCCTGTCTTCCCGCCAACTTCCAAGCTGCTAAAGCCTCATTTTGGTGGGGATAAGGAGTCATTTCTAAACTAGGGACCAACTCCAAAGGAGAAAATTCCTTGGCCTCATCAATAAAAAAAGTATCTTCTGCTTGCAGTGATTCGACTAAACAACGGTATCTAATCGCCGGAATGCGGAATTTTTCAATTCTATCATCCCAGGTAGCAAAATCTATCCAAGCTTTGCAGCGTGGAGGAGGATGTAAAATTAACGTACCACGATCAAAAGTTAAAGTGGGGTTGCGACCCATGTTAGGTTGTCTCCCAACTCATTCATCTTTAATTACTCATAACCTAAAAAGTGCATAATACCATTATCATGTCTCACTAATAACTCGTTTCCTCTTGCCTATTCCCTATTCCCTATTCCCTATTCCCTATTCCCTATTCCCTGCCCTAACAGATATGATAACTATTAAAACAGACATAATATGATTCCCAAAAGAAATTTTGGTATAAACCAACTAGAGGCGCTGTTAACTGCCGAAATATCGGACTTGCAAATAGGGTTTGCTGAAAAAGTTATCTGTGAAGGACCAGTGACAGGTGCTACGCCACGGTGACAGTTTCAAGAGTTGGATAGGAACGATTTTTTCTTGAAGTAGGAATATTGAATCTTTCATTTTTATTTTTTTGATTTTGTAGAACCTTTTACTAATATTTGGAATTTGATGTTTATTACTCAAGCAACACTCATTCCTGTATTATGGAAAACTCATTTAATCTCTCAGTTTGGCACAATTGTTTGCTATTTAGGATTATACATCATTTATCATCCTGAATTTAAGCATCCTTTATATTTTTATGTAGAAAATAGCATTTATTTATTAACGAAATATTCTGCTTATTTGATGAATTAGCCGAACTGCATGGAGTCGAGAAAATCAAAACTATTGGTGATGCTTACATGACAGTTGCTAGATTACCTAATCATCACAGTGATCATGCTATGTCCCTAGCAAATATGGCTTTAGATATGCAACAGGCTGTAGCTAAGTTTAATGAAGAACAAAATCAATCATTTCGTATCCGTCTGGGAGCAAAATTTAATAATCAATAATTTCTGTTGCTATCAGCACCGCTAACAATATAATTTCAATCAGAGAAAGTATACTATACTAGAAAAGGTTTGTTTGCATTGATTTTTACTACTTTAGGTAGATTCCTATTCCAGAAATGTAAGCTTTGTATTGCCCTGTTGCATAATAGGTCTGGAGCTATATTCCTGTCACTCACAAATTTCATGACTGCAAGTAGCTTGCAGCACCAGAGGAGATGCTAAATTGAAAGGAAAAATTTCTCTTCTATCAAACTATTCTGTGTCCATTTTATGTGTTGGTATCGCCTTGGTACTAACATTCCTGTTGCAGCCATTTTTAGATCGCTCTATCTTTCTGATATTTTTTGCGGCTATAGCAGTTAGTACCTGGTATGGTGGCATTAAGCCTGGATTATTAGCTACTGTTTTGTCTGTCATAACTGTGAGGTACTTTTTTATCGATCCCCAATTTTCATTTTCTGTTGAGAATCCAGACAGTATAATTAAGTTAGGATTGTTTACGCTGGTGACAATGTTTATCAGTTGGCTAAACTCAGAATTACGTACTTCTAAACAGAAATTAGAAATAAGTTTTAAACACCTAGCAGCGAGTGAAGCGAGATTTCGGAGATTAAAAGATGCCAACATCATTGGAGTGATTATAACCGATATACAAGGCGGCATTTTAGAAGCGAATGATGCCTTTTTAAACATGGTGGGTTATACACGAGAAGAACTACTAGCAGGAAGAATAAACTGCCGAAAAATGACACCTCCAGAATATCTGGAAAAAAGCGATCGCTCAATACTGGAACTGAGAAACCAAAGAGTTTGTCAACCTTTTGAGAAACAATACATCCGCAAAGATGGCAGTCGGGTGAGTGTTTTACTGGGTTTAGCTTTATTAGAAGATAATTCAGATCAAGTAATTGGTTTTGTTGTTGATGTGAGTGAACGCAAAAAAGCAGAAGATTCCCTGATAAAACAGGAAGAACAACTGCGCTTGATCACTGATTCTTTACCAGTACAGATTTCCTATGTAGATGCTCAACAGCGTTATCGTTTTAATAATAAAAGATATGAAGAATGGTTTGGTATACCTACATCTCAAATGGATGGCAAACACCTAAAAGAAATTTTAGGAGATTCGGTTTATGAAAAAATTTATTCCTATGTAGAAACAGTATTATCTGGAAAGGAAATCACCTACGAAAATCAACTCTTGCATCCAGATGGTACAGAACATAATACAAGCGTGACTTACGTTCCCCAATTCAATAATCAAGGAAAAGTGGAAGGATTTGTTGCTTTAATTAGAGATATTACAGAACAAAAGCAAGCTGAAAATGCTCTCAAACAAAGCGAAGAAAAATTCCGCAAATTAACAGAAAAAGTGCGCGTCATTCCTTGGGAAGCAGATCCTAAAACTGGGAATTTTACATACATTGGTCCGCAAACAGAAGAAATACTCGGTTATTCATTAACTGATTGTTACAATGATAATTTCTGGGAAGAACACATCTATCCTGATGACAAAGAGTGGGCAGTTAAGTATTGCCTAATGAGTTCACAAACTGAGGAAAATTACGAATTTGAATATAGAATGTTAGCCGCAGATGGCAGAGTGGTTTGGTTATATGATATAGTGAATGTGGTGCGGGGTAAAGATAGACCAAAGCAGCTACATGGGTTCATGATTGATATTACAGAACGCAAACAAGCAGAACAAGAAAGAGAACAAATATTAGCGCGAGAAAAAGCAGCAAGAACTGAAGCAGAAGCAGCTAACCGCATCAAAGATGAATTTTTAGCCACACTTTCCCACGAACTCCGCACCCCCCTCAACGCCATGTTAGGATGGACACAGTTGCTCAGAAGCCGTAAATTTGATGAAGCTACCACTGCTAAAGCATTGGAAACAATTGATCGCAATAGTCGGTCTTTAGCTCAGTTAATTGAAGATGTATTAGATGTTTCTCGGATTATTCGTGGTAAACTGCGTTTAAATATGTACCCAGTGGAACTTGTGCCAGTAGTAGAAGCAGCAATAGACACATTGCGTCCTGCTGCGGATGCTAAACATATTTGCATTGAGTCGGAATTTGATCCAGCAGTGGGAGTAGTGATAGGTGATGCTAACCGCTTGCAACAAATAGTTTGGAATTTGCTTTCCAATGCTGTAAAATTTACACCTAAGGGGGGAATAGTCCAGGTAAAAATACAGCGCATTAAGTCCCGTGTGCAGATTCAAGTCAGTGATACTGGTGCGGGAATTGCTCCCGAATTTTTACCTTATGTATTTGAGCGTTTTTATCAAGCTGATAGTTCAACCACGCGATCGCATGGTGGATTAGGATTAGGATTAGCTATAGTTCGGCATTTAGTAGAACTGCACGGAGGTACAGTTTCCGCTACCAGTCCAGGACTAGAAAAAGGTGCAACTTTCATCGTCAATTTACCAATGAAAGCCGTGATTAATGAAGATGATACACCCAAATCACAACCATTTCTCACAAATAGCAATTCTGTGAATTACCAATTATCAATCTTGGAAAATGTGCGAGTGTTGGTAGTGGATGATGAAGCAGATACAAGAAATTTACTAACTAAAATTTTAGGACAATATGGCGCTCAAGTGACTGCTGTTGCCTCTTGTGAAGAAGCAATGACAGCTTTATCAAAATTCCATCCAGATATATTAATTAGTGACATTGGAATGCCAGAAGAAGATGGCTATACATTAATTCGTAAAGTCAGAAGTCTTCCTAGTAATGAAGGAGGGAAAATTCCCGCAGTAGCACTAACAGCTTATGCTAGATCAGAAGACCGCACCCAAGCTTTATTAGCAGGTTTTCAATTACATATTCCTAAACCAGTGAATGCTGGAGAATTAGCAGCGGTGGTTGCTAATTTATCGGGAAGAACATGATAATTGATAATTGATAATTGACAATTGACAATTGATAATTGGTAATTGGTAATTGGTAATTGGTAATTGGTAATTGGGAAAATGCAAATAATTTCCCCCTGCTCCCCTGCTTCTTTCCAGTCCCCAGTCTCCAGTCCCCTTTACACTTCCTGATTTAATTGATTATCCTAGAAGAGTCGGGGAATAAACTGATTGTAAATTGCCAGCAGGTGCTAGATGCTGCAAGCAGAAGAAATATTACATGACCGTTACCAAATTCAACGCCAACTAGGTAATAATGGTATTCGTCAAACTTGGTTAGCTAAAGATTTACAAGCCACAGAACTAGAAAACTCGTTAGTTGTGGTCAAACTCTTGGCTTTTGGTGGTGCTGTGCAGTGGGATGACCTGAAACTTTTTGAAAGGGAAGGACAGATTCTGAAACAGCTAAATCATCCTTGTATCCCCAAATATATTGATTATTTTTGCATTGATGACCGTAACCTCTGGTTTGGCTTAGTTCAACAATATATTCCTGGTGTATCTCTGAAAGAAAAACTCGTTGCTGGGGAAAGATTTACAGAAAATAAAGTTAGAAAAATTGCTGTTAAAATTTTAAGGATTCTCACCTATTTACATGAATTAAATCCAGGGGTTTTACATCGAGATATTAAACCCAGTAATTTGATTTGGGGTGCAGATAATCAAATTTATTTAGTAGATTTTGGGGCGGTTCAAGATAAAGCTGCTAAAGAAGGTGTGACTTTTACCGTTGTTGGTACTTATGGTTATGCACCTATGGAACAATTTGGTGGTCGGGCTGTTCCTGCATCAGATTTGTATGCTTTAGGCGCGACTTTAATTCATTTGTTAACTGGTCATCCTCCCGCAGATTTACCCCAAAAAGATTTAAAAATTCAATTTGTAGACCGTGTTAATTTAAGTTCATCTTTTGAAAATTGGATAAGCCAACTAATAGAACCAGCACCAGAAAACCGTTTTGCTAATGCACGTAAAGCCTTAAATGCCCTAAAATCTGGTGATACAGTTCACCCTCAAACAGAGACAATTCGCCCTGACAAAATTGAAGTTCGACACTTAGATATAAAAGAGGTAATTAACAATTCTGGCTGTGGTTTATATAATAAATATGCAGTAGTTCCCGAAGAAATTTTAGGTTGGAATTGGGGGGCATTTTTGATGCCTTGGTTGTGGATGTGGCCTAATTATGTTTGGTATGGGTTGCTGTGTTTTATCCCTCACATTGGTTGGATGATGACTATTGCTTTGGGAGCAAAAGGTAATGAGTGGGCTTGGAAAAGTAGACGCTGGCGGAGTATTGAACATTTTAAACAACATCAGAGAGGTTGGGCGATCGCCGGAATTATGATTGGCGCACCTGTGAGTATTACAATTTGGGTATTGGCATTTATTAGTCTGTTCAATCAAATATTTGATCTAGCAAATTAAATCAACAATTTGAAAAAATAAACTTTGATCTCGTTCATCTCGTTCATCTCGTTCCCAGTCTCAGACTGGGAATGCGATCGCAGAGTCTCTGACTCTGGTATCATTAAAGGCAGAGCCTTTAAAAATTCATTCCCATACAGAGTATGGGAACGAGAGGGAGCAGGGAGCAGGGGAAGCAGGAGAAGCAGGAGAAGAAAAATTAGTTCTTGATTCTTTCATTCTTCTTTCTGCTATATAAAACCTAGACAAAGCTAGACTTTACTTTCTACTTCAACGGGAGCATGGGAGCGGTTATCCCTCAGTAGACTTGCACGCTGTAGCCCAACGCGACTTTCTCAGGTTAAGATTTGGAAACAGACTATCACTATCAATGCTTGGTTTTCGCGTCGGTAATAGTCTGATTCAATACTTGATATCTGAGGATTATATATCAAGTTGGCATTTTTCTGAGCTAACTTATGTCAATTTTTGTCAACATAAGTATATTTTTGTCTATAAAATGGTCAACTTAGGACAAGCTCTTGCCTTCTTACTGTCACCTGTCACCTAAGCTTCTAACTCACTGAAGTTTCAAACACACCCACAGGACAAGCAACATTAGTACCACCTAAACCGCAATAACCACCGGGATTTTTAGCTAAATACTGTTGATGGTAATCTTCAGCATAATAAAACTCAGGTGCATCTAAAATTTCTGTGGTAATTTTGCCATACCCTGCTTTTACTAACGCTTGTTCATAAGCATCCCGTGAAGCTTCCGCTAGTTGTTTTTGTTCTGGGGAATAAACATAAATTCCAGAACGGTATTGAGTACCCACATCATTACCTTGACGCATCCCTTGGGTGGGATCATGACTTTCCCAAAAGACTTTTAACAGTTGGGAATAAGTAATAACTTTAGGATCAAATACCACAAACACCACTTCATTGTGACCGGTCATACCAGTGCAAACTTCCCTATAGGTGGGGTTGGGTGTGTAACCAGCAGCATAACCTACCCCAGTGCTGTAAACTCCGTTTTGTTGCCAAAACTTGCGTTCTGCACCCCAAAAACACCCTAAACCAAACATCGCAGTTTCCATACCTTCAGGAAACGGAGGTTTGAGGGGGTTGTTGTTGACAAAGTGTGTTGCAGGTACGGGCATTTTTGCTGTGCGTCCTGGCAGTGCTTGTTCAGGTGTGGGCATTGCCACTTTTTTTCCAAATCCGAATAATCCCATTGTTTTTGATGTATTGTATGTATGATGGCTTTACCTTTATATTGTAAAGATTTTGGTGATTGGTGGAAATTTAGGCTGGTAGTGAGGCAATACTGTTCGGTTAAGAGTTTTCGTAGGTTGGGTTAAGCGATAGCGCAACCCAAAAAAAGCCTATCAATGTTGGGTTTCCTAACGTCAACCCAACCTACAATATTCAGGTATGATTGATGTCCTAACTACTTTGTCTACAGCTATAAATAAAATCATCAAATCAATTCATTCATCTAATTTCATCTAATTTCATCTGCGTTTATCTGCGTCCATCTGCGTTAATTTTCTATTACATCACAAGCATGAACTAAAGGTAATAATGGACCCATTTGTTCTTGTCCATTAACAGCTAAATCACTGTGACATAAATAAACTCTTTGGGAAACACGCGCTAGTAAATCTGCAATAATGCGACGTAATCTTTGCGTTTCTGCTGCTTGTTCATCTGCTGCTGTCCAAGGTTTTCCTAACCTATCTTGTAGAAATAAAGTAGCACCAAATAAAGTTGCTGCACCACCTTTAGCCCAAAGAGGTGAACCCGCATCTAACCAAAAATGCCATTTGTGATCTCTATGACTAGCACGATATTGGAAAATGGTAGCTAATGTAATGGCTTTTTTGGCTTTTCCGATGGGACGAATGGGGTAGGGATTAGCAGTAATTGTACCACATCGCAACAGTTGAATAAATTCGGCAATGGTATTATTTTGTATTGTTGAATTGGTAATTGTTTGTTTTAATCTGGTGTCTATTTCCCAATAATGTTGAGCAGTTTCTAATAATTCTCGTAATGCTGCTAATGTGGGAAATGGAGGATGATGATCTTTACACAAAAATTTTTGCATTGCTTGATATAAAAGATTAACTGGTGTGTAAATTACATTTTCTTGAACTTCTGTTTTCTGTTTTTCAATCCATCCCAATATTTCATTATAAGCTGTGGTTGCAGTATAGCCGATTCTATCCCAACGTTCAAAGGTTTTAATATTTAATAAATGGGGATTTTCTGGATGGGGTACAAAACAATGATCTGCTATTAAACCAGCACGCACTGGATCAATTTTTGGTTGTGGAAATTCTTTTTTTTCTCCATCTTCTCCATCATTGGTGTGACTGTGACTTAAAACAACTAACATTTCTGCCACTTCATCCCGCTCTACTAATCTTCCTAAATTGGGATAAACTAAAGTAATTAAGGTGAGTAATGCTCTGACAGCGGGTGAACTAATTAAAGGACGTTGTTCATTGAGAGCTTCTACCTGAATATTTTGCTTTGTTAATATTTCTATGAGACTATAACGAGCGATCGCATCTAACCCAGGAGCGATAATTGCTATTTCTTCCGGTTCTATTTTTCCCGTTTTAATTCCATTAATTATCACATCTGTTATTTGTCGCAAAAGTTGAGCGCGAGAAGCAGTTTGAATACATTTTACAGACTTTGGTAAACTTAAAATTGTCATCGGTTCAGTGACTAATTCTATCATCGGTTGAACCAAGGTTTCAGCTAAATTAGCTTCAGGAAAACTCACCAACTTTTCTACCTGACAACGCTTTGCTAACCTGTTTAAATATTCAGGATCAGCACCCAAACCCCAACGCACTCCCCCATCAAGATTATAACTAAATGCTCCCACCGCACCCGCATTTAATAAAAACTCAAATAAGTGATAAGCTATGGCTGGATAATCATCTACATCATCAGCTATGATCATCTGATAACGTTTTTTTAAATGTTGCTGATAATCGCTATTAGTTAATAAATGTTGGTGATAAAGTTCGGTAATTAAACCATAAGTTAATAATCCCCTTTCTAAACACCAATTCCGCCAATCTAACAGCAAAGATGTGAAAAATTCTGGTTCTAGATTATTAGTATTTTCTGGTAAACCTGTCTGCAAAATCCCCGCAATATCTTCACAATCTGTACCACTATAAGCTGCTAATTGCCATAAGTCTAATATCCGCCTCACTAAGCGATATTCATTCACTCCTGCACGTCTCAAAGTTTCTGCATCTAACTGATAATTCCAAAGCTTTGTTGCTAATTCTTGCTCTGTTTCTGGGCGCAATCTTACCGGAAATTGTGCTTTTATTTGTAAAGATTCCACCAATAACGGCCAAAATAAAATCACTTCATCTTGAATAAAACCCAAGGTTGTTTTCGCCCGAATTGGGTATTTTCCTGAAGTTAAAGTGACAATTTTATCAGTTAATAATCTGCGATTATCATCATTAGATGCTAAAACTAAAGCACCAGGTTCTGTTTGCAAAAGATTTGCGGTTTTAATTGCACTTTTAGCTTGTTTCCGATTTTGATTTTTCGGATAAAATGACTCTATATCTTGATTGTCATTTTGTTGCACCCAATCACAAAACTGTTGGGCTAAACGAGTAGTTTTTCCGCTGCGGCTAGTACCAACAATCCAAAAAGAATTTGAAACCACTAATCTACTCCTGATGATAACTTCTGCGTTAACTTAAATTTAGGAATCACCAAACAGTTTTAAATGAGCATTGAGGATGAAAAACCCTGTGTTTAGTGAAAAAATATACTCTTTTTTCCTGGCTGCTTACAGATGGTATTTACTGACACCAGAACGCTCTTTAGAGGAAGCTTATAAATCAGCTTTAAAAATTAAAGAAATAGAAGATAACCATTTTAATGGTAATAAAATTAGCCGTGATGATGCTATGTACAGTAGTAGTGTCATGGATTATTTTCAAGCAGATTTACAAAAATTATTAAA contains:
- a CDS encoding DEAD/DEAH box helicase family protein, giving the protein MGRNPTLTFDRGTLILHPPPRCKAWIDFATWDDRIEKFRIPAIRYRCLVESLQAEDTFFIDEAKEFSPLELVPSLEMTPYPHQNEALAAWKLAGRQGVVVLPTAAGKTYLAQMAMQATPRTTLIVVPTLDLMHQWYAHLKAAFPDAELGLLGGGSRDRTPILVATYDSAAIHAESLGNKYALIIFDECHHLPTDFNRVIAEYAIAPYRLGLSATPERTDGKHADLNILIGREVYRQRAEDLAGKALAEHQVIQIKVKLSQLERERYNQLIQTRNDFLKQSRISLGSLQGWQTFVQMSARSQNGRRAMLAHRQAKEIALGTDGKLRILADLLAEHYPSRVLIFTADNATVYRISQEFLIPAITHQTPVKERHEILTKFKEGIYNTLVASHVLNEGVDVPAASVAIILSGTGSAREYTQRLGRVLRKGNMENKQAILYEVVAEDTSEEGTSARRRGLKSIEPRRHEGHEEKRAEKREEKNEKKEDNKKDRRGNLRVVYGGGKERENQRDLRAAEQLEINYSLNKKDVDNGVIDSSSKRGGNYPEETET
- a CDS encoding adenylate/guanylate cyclase domain-containing protein yields the protein MKTIGDAYMTVARLPNHHSDHAMSLANMALDMQQAVAKFNEEQNQSFRIRLGAKFNNQ
- a CDS encoding hybrid sensor histidine kinase/response regulator — translated: MKGKISLLSNYSVSILCVGIALVLTFLLQPFLDRSIFLIFFAAIAVSTWYGGIKPGLLATVLSVITVRYFFIDPQFSFSVENPDSIIKLGLFTLVTMFISWLNSELRTSKQKLEISFKHLAASEARFRRLKDANIIGVIITDIQGGILEANDAFLNMVGYTREELLAGRINCRKMTPPEYLEKSDRSILELRNQRVCQPFEKQYIRKDGSRVSVLLGLALLEDNSDQVIGFVVDVSERKKAEDSLIKQEEQLRLITDSLPVQISYVDAQQRYRFNNKRYEEWFGIPTSQMDGKHLKEILGDSVYEKIYSYVETVLSGKEITYENQLLHPDGTEHNTSVTYVPQFNNQGKVEGFVALIRDITEQKQAENALKQSEEKFRKLTEKVRVIPWEADPKTGNFTYIGPQTEEILGYSLTDCYNDNFWEEHIYPDDKEWAVKYCLMSSQTEENYEFEYRMLAADGRVVWLYDIVNVVRGKDRPKQLHGFMIDITERKQAEQEREQILAREKAARTEAEAANRIKDEFLATLSHELRTPLNAMLGWTQLLRSRKFDEATTAKALETIDRNSRSLAQLIEDVLDVSRIIRGKLRLNMYPVELVPVVEAAIDTLRPAADAKHICIESEFDPAVGVVIGDANRLQQIVWNLLSNAVKFTPKGGIVQVKIQRIKSRVQIQVSDTGAGIAPEFLPYVFERFYQADSSTTRSHGGLGLGLAIVRHLVELHGGTVSATSPGLEKGATFIVNLPMKAVINEDDTPKSQPFLTNSNSVNYQLSILENVRVLVVDDEADTRNLLTKILGQYGAQVTAVASCEEAMTALSKFHPDILISDIGMPEEDGYTLIRKVRSLPSNEGGKIPAVALTAYARSEDRTQALLAGFQLHIPKPVNAGELAAVVANLSGRT
- a CDS encoding serine/threonine protein kinase — encoded protein: MLQAEEILHDRYQIQRQLGNNGIRQTWLAKDLQATELENSLVVVKLLAFGGAVQWDDLKLFEREGQILKQLNHPCIPKYIDYFCIDDRNLWFGLVQQYIPGVSLKEKLVAGERFTENKVRKIAVKILRILTYLHELNPGVLHRDIKPSNLIWGADNQIYLVDFGAVQDKAAKEGVTFTVVGTYGYAPMEQFGGRAVPASDLYALGATLIHLLTGHPPADLPQKDLKIQFVDRVNLSSSFENWISQLIEPAPENRFANARKALNALKSGDTVHPQTETIRPDKIEVRHLDIKEVINNSGCGLYNKYAVVPEEILGWNWGAFLMPWLWMWPNYVWYGLLCFIPHIGWMMTIALGAKGNEWAWKSRRWRSIEHFKQHQRGWAIAGIMIGAPVSITIWVLAFISLFNQIFDLAN
- the msrA gene encoding peptide-methionine (S)-S-oxide reductase MsrA — translated: MGLFGFGKKVAMPTPEQALPGRTAKMPVPATHFVNNNPLKPPFPEGMETAMFGLGCFWGAERKFWQQNGVYSTGVGYAAGYTPNPTYREVCTGMTGHNEVVFVVFDPKVITYSQLLKVFWESHDPTQGMRQGNDVGTQYRSGIYVYSPEQKQLAEASRDAYEQALVKAGYGKITTEILDAPEFYYAEDYHQQYLAKNPGGYCGLGGTNVACPVGVFETSVS
- a CDS encoding recombinase family protein translates to MVSNSFWIVGTSRSGKTTRLAQQFCDWVQQNDNQDIESFYPKNQNRKQAKSAIKTANLLQTEPGALVLASNDDNRRLLTDKIVTLTSGKYPIRAKTTLGFIQDEVILFWPLLVESLQIKAQFPVRLRPETEQELATKLWNYQLDAETLRRAGVNEYRLVRRILDLWQLAAYSGTDCEDIAGILQTGLPENTNNLEPEFFTSLLLDWRNWCLERGLLTYGLITELYHQHLLTNSDYQQHLKKRYQMIIADDVDDYPAIAYHLFEFLLNAGAVGAFSYNLDGGVRWGLGADPEYLNRLAKRCQVEKLVSFPEANLAETLVQPMIELVTEPMTILSLPKSVKCIQTASRAQLLRQITDVIINGIKTGKIEPEEIAIIAPGLDAIARYSLIEILTKQNIQVEALNEQRPLISSPAVRALLTLITLVYPNLGRLVERDEVAEMLVVLSHSHTNDGEDGEKKEFPQPKIDPVRAGLIADHCFVPHPENPHLLNIKTFERWDRIGYTATTAYNEILGWIEKQKTEVQENVIYTPVNLLYQAMQKFLCKDHHPPFPTLAALRELLETAQHYWEIDTRLKQTITNSTIQNNTIAEFIQLLRCGTITANPYPIRPIGKAKKAITLATIFQYRASHRDHKWHFWLDAGSPLWAKGGAATLFGATLFLQDRLGKPWTAADEQAAETQRLRRIIADLLARVSQRVYLCHSDLAVNGQEQMGPLLPLVHACDVIEN